A genomic window from Eleginops maclovinus isolate JMC-PN-2008 ecotype Puerto Natales chromosome 9, JC_Emac_rtc_rv5, whole genome shotgun sequence includes:
- the aldh9a1a.1 gene encoding 4-trimethylaminobutyraldehyde dehydrogenase A: MAQSILDTMPGAATGAVVVTDPLNFWGGQRVKPRLEANAEPVFEPATGRVLCQMFPCGSQEVDEAIKSAHAAYLKWSKMAGMERARIMLEAARIIREKRDKIAKLEVINNGKSITEAVVDIDIAWQCIEYYAGMAGTLAGQHVQLPGGAFAYTRREALGVCVGIGAFNYPFQIAAWKSAPALACGNAMVFKPSPMTPVTAVLLAEIYKEAGVPDGLFCVVQGGADTGTLLCHHPGVAKVSFTGSVPTGKKVMEMSSKSVKHVTLELGGKSPLLIFKDCELENAVKGALMANFLTQGQVCCNGTRVYVQREIMPQFLEEVVKKTKVIPVGDPLLDDTRMGALISKPQLDKVLAYVNQAKKEGARVLCGGDPFVPSDPKLKGGYFMSPCVLDNCRDDMTCVKEEIFGPVMSVLPFDTEEEVIQRANNTPFGLASGVFTRDISRAHRVAENLQAGTCFINNYNISPVEVPFGGYKMSGFGRENGQVTIEYYSQLKTVVVEMGDVDSLF; this comes from the exons ATGGCGCAGTCAATCCTCGATACCATGCCTGGAGCGGCGACGGGGGCCGTGGTGGTTACAGACCCGCTGAACTTCTGGGGAGGACAGAGGGTGAAGCCCCGGCTGGAGGCTAACGCAGAGCCGGTGTTCGAACCAGCCACTG GCCGCGTCTTGTGCCAGATGTTCCCCTGTGGGTCACAGGAGGTGGACGAGGCCATAAAGAGCGCACATGCTGCCTACTTGAAGTGGAGCAAGATGGCGGGCATGGAGAGGGCTCGGATCATGTTGGAGGCTGCCCGCATAATCAGA GAAAAGCGGGATAAGATTGCAAAGCTGGAAGTGATCAACAATGGCAAGTCCATCACTGAGGCTGTGGTGGATATTGACATAGCCTGGCAGTGCATCGAGTACTACGCTGGCATGGCTGGTACTCTTGCAG GCCAGCACGTCCAGCTTCCTGGCGGAGCGTTCGCCTACACCAGGAGGGAGGccctcggtgtgtgtgtgggaatcgGTGCCTTTAATTACCCCTTCCAGATCGCAGCATGGAAGTCCGCTCCTGCTCTGGCATGTG GTAACGCCATGGTGTTTAAGCCCTCGCCAATGACTCCTGTGACTGCGGTCCTCCTGGCTGAGATTTACAAAGAGGCGGGTGTTCCTGACGGGCTCTTCTGTGTGGTTCAGGGCGGAGCAGACACCGGCACCTTGCTCTGCCATCACCCCGGCGTCGCCAAGGTGTCTTTCACTGGCAGTGTGCCAACAGGAAAGAAG GTCATGGAGATGTCTTCAAAGAGCGTGAAGCATGTGACTCTGGAGCTCGGGGGCAAATCTCCCCTCCTCATCTTCAAAGACTGTGAGCTGGAGAACGCAGTGAAGGGAGCACTCATGGCAAACTTCCTGACACAGGGACAG GTGTGCTGCAATGGGACCAGAGTTTACGTGCAGAGGGAGATCATGCCCCAGTTCCTGGAAGAAGTGGTGAAGAAGACCAAGGTCATCCCTGTGGGGGACCCACTGCTGGATGACACCCGCATGGGAGCGCTGATTAGCAAGCCCCAGCTGGACAAAGTGCTGGCATATGTCAACCAGGCCAAGAAAGAG GGAGCCAGAGTGCTCTGTGGAGGAGACCCATTTGTCCCCAGTGACCCTAAATTGAAAGGGGGTTACTTCATGTCACCCTGCGTCCTTG ATAACTGCAGAGATGACATGACTTGTGTGAAGGAGGAGATCTTTGGCCCAGTCATGTCTGTGCTGCCTTTCGACACGGAGGAGGAAGTGATCCAGAGGGCCAACAACACCCCCTTTGGGTTGGCCTCTGGAGTCTTCACCAG GGACATTTCTCGAGCCCATCGTGTGGCTGAGAACCTGCAGGCAGGGACCTGCTTCATCAACAACTACAACATCAGCCCTGTGGAGGTGCCTTTTGGAGGATACAAGATGTCAG GCTTCGGCAGAGAGAACGGCCAGGTGACCATCGAGTACTACTCCCAGCTGAAGACCGTGGTTGTGGAAATGGGCGACGTGGACAGTCTCTTCTAA
- the tmco1 gene encoding calcium load-activated calcium channel: MSTMFADTILIVFISVCTALLAEGITWVLVYRTEKYKRLKAEVEKQSKKLEKKKETITESAGRQQKKKIERQEEKLKNNNRDLSMVRMKSMFAIGFCFTALMGMFNSIFDGRVVAKLPFTPLSYIQGLSHRNLLGEDYTDCSFIFLYILCTMSIRQNIQKMLGLAPSRAATKQAGGFLGPPPQAAKFS, translated from the exons ATGAGCACCATGTTCGCAGACACAATCCTCATCGTGTTCATCTCTGTGTGTACGGCGCTGTTAGCCGAGG GTATTACTTGGGTTTTGGTGTATCGTACCGAAAAGTACAAGAGGTTAAAGGCTGaagtggaaaaacaaagcaaaaaac ttgagaagaaaaaggaaaccaTCACAGAATCTGCAGGAcgtcaacagaagaagaaaattg AAAGACAAGAGGAGAAGctgaagaacaacaacagagacttGTCTATG gtGCGCATGAAGTCCATGTTTGCCATTGGCTTCTGCTTTACCGCTCTGATGGGAATGTTCAATTCCAT CTTTGATGGAAGAGTAGTGGCCAAGTTGCCGTTCACGCCGCTGTCCTACATCCAGGGACTGTCGCACCGCAACCTGCTGGGCGAGGATTACACCGACTGCTCCTTCATCTTCCTCTACATCCTCTGCACCATGTCCATCAGACAG AACATTCAGAAGATGCTCGGTCTCGCGCCCTCCAGAGCTGCAACCAAACAGGCTGGAGGCTTCCTGGGACCCCCCCCACAAGCAGCCAAGTTCTCCTAA
- the uck2a gene encoding uridine-cytidine kinase 2-A, which produces MAGDRETKPADRAEYERVHRQPFLIGVAGGTASGKSSVCSKIMELLGQNEIDHHQRQVAILSQDSFYRVLTQEQKAMALKGQFNFDHPDAFDNDLIISTLWDLKKGQTVHIPVYDFVSHSRNEAMVTVYPADVVLFEGILMFYSQEIRDLFQMKLFVDTDADTRLSRRVLRDISERGRDLESVLAQYITFVKPAFEEFCLPTKKYADVIIPRGVDNLVAINLIVQHIQDIVTGGLTKRLNGCFNGCGATKKQPNMESSSRPH; this is translated from the exons ATGGCAGGCGACCGCGAGACAAAGCCAGCTGACCGAGCCGAATATGAGCGCGTGCACCGGCAGCCTTTCCTCATCGGGGTGGCTGGGGGGACAGCCAGCGGGAAG TCCTCAGTGTGCAGTAAGATCATGGAGCTGCTGGGGCAGAATGAGATCGACCACCACCAGCGACAAGTGGCCATCCTCAGCCAGGACAGCTTCTACAGGGTCCTCACCCAGGAGCAGAAGGCCATGGCCCTCAAAGGCCAGTTCAACTTCGACCACCCAG ATGCATTTGACAACGACCTCATTATTTCGACCTTGTGGGACCTCAAGAAGGGACAAACTGTACACATCCCTGTGTACGACTTTGTTTCCCACTCCAG GAATGAGGCGATGGTGACGGTGTACCCAGCTGACGTGGTGCTGTTCGAGGGCATCCTCATGTTCTATTCTCAGGAGATCCGAGACCTCTTCCAAATGAAGCTGTTTGTGGACACTGACGCAGACACACGTCTCTCTCGAAGAG TGCTGCGCGATATCAGTGAACGTGGACGAGACTTGGAGAGCGTTCTGGCGCAGTACATTACTTTTGTCAAGCCTGCGTTTGAGGAGTTCTGTCTGCCA ACGAAGAAATATGCTGATGTGATCATACCGAGAGGAGTGGACAACCTCG TTGCCATAAACCTTATAGTCCAGCACATCCAGGACATTGTGACCGGTGGTCTGACCAAGCGGCTGAACGGCTGCTTTAACGGTTGTGGAGCAACGAAGAAGCAGCCGAACATGGAGTCCAGCAGCCGACCCCACTGA
- the aatf gene encoding protein AATF encodes MAGSFSQELEDLLNPLPKFADPEDDGDEATKAKVTERFSEDEDEDEVGLSALRKSNTTLLSDSDKRYVGKTVSRKQLLIDTGGSGEEEEEEEEEEEGGSIEGLEEDDDEEEHPLGDEEDDDLEEDDDDEEEELGSDDKLASKRKGTHVTFRKGVDFNKLTEGMDDLGVSEDDDDDDDEEEETEGSDEDDSEMDDEEGEDDGTVLTFSQDKVDEEVEKGKAVKEQLALWDQMLEGRIKMQKAVITANQLPQPQTFPEFKKRGGAELAGELKNSHKALKALQRSLLELHDQLLWQNADTRSVAVGTADEDEEIHSDEDEEVGGGAPKRKLDMAEYPDFMAKRFAAFQPYRNATLQKWHDKTRLTLGKSSKGFGAFDRNILTQVEHVLMDNERLVRRTQTRRSEYKVLGKKEVSNVISEPVCIEGEEVELELKANTHLKDLDEDIFDDDDFYHQLLRELIERKTSASDPNDQVAMGRQWLAIQKLRSKIKKKVDTKASKGRKVRFHIHSKLVNFMAPVDHSSVSDEARSELYRGLFGQNSAVRE; translated from the coding sequence ATGGCGGGCTCCTTTTCTCAGGAGCTTGAGGACTTGTTGAACCCTCTGCCTAAATTTGCAGATCCGGAGGATGACGGGGATGAGGCGACCAAAGCCAAAGTGACGGAGAGATTCAGCGAGGATGAAGACGAAGATGAAGTCGGCCTCAGTGCCCTGCGGAAGAGCAACACGACCCTGCTGTCAGACTCCGACAAACGGTATGTGGGGAAGACAGTGTCCCGTAAACAGCTGCTGATAGACACTGGGGGATctggtgaggaggaggaggaagaagaggaagaggaggaggggggcagTATAGAAGGTCtagaagaagatgatgatgaagaagagcatCCTTTgggggatgaagaggatgatgatttagaagaagatgatgatgatgaagaggaggagttgGGCAGTGATGATAAACTGGCATCCAAGAGAAAGGGCACCCACGTGACCTTTCGTAAAGGGGTGGACTTTAACAAGCTGACAGAGGGCATGGATGACCTGGGAGTgagtgaagatgatgatgatgatgatgatgaggaggaggagacagaaggCAGCGATGAAGACGACTCTGAGATGGATGATGAAGAAGGCGAGGATGATGGAACGGTCCTCACGTTCTCCCAAGACAAAGTGGACGAGGAGGTGGAGAAAGGCAAGGCGGTGAAGGAGCAGCTGGCCCTGTGGGACCAAATGCTGGAGGGCAGGATCAAAATGCAGAAAGCTGTGATCACCGCCAACCAGCTTCCTCAGCCGCAGACCTTCCCAGAGTTCAAGAAGAGGGGCGGGGCGGAGCTGGCGGGGGAGCTCAAGAACTCCCACAAGGCTCTGAAAGCTCTCCAGAGATCCCTGCTGGAGCTGCACGACCAGCTGCTGTGGCAAAACGCCGACACCAGGAGCGTCGCTGTGGGGACGGCGGACGAAGACGAGGAGATACACAGcgatgaggatgaagaggtaGGAGGTGGAGCGCCCAAACGGAAGCTGGATATGGCGGAGTACCCGGACTTCATGGCCAAACGTTTCGCCGCTTTCCAGCCGTACCGCAACGCCACGCTGCAGAAGTGGCACGACAAAACTAGGTTGACTCTCGGGAAAAGCAGCAAGGGCTTCGGGGCGTTTGACCGGAACATACTGACCCAGGTGGAACATGTGCTGATGGACAATGAGAGGCTGGTGCGGCGGACGCAGACCCGGCGCTCAGAGTACAAAGTGCTGGGGAAAAAAGAGGTGTCTAATGTCATCTCTGAGCCCGTCTGCATagagggagaggaggtggagctGGAACTGAAGGCCAACACGCATCTCAAGGATCTGGACGAGGATATATTCGACGACGATGATTTCTACCACCAGCTGCTGAGAGAGCTGATCGAGCGCAAGACAAGCGCATCGGACCCCAACGACCAGGTGGCCATGGGCCGGCAGTGGCTGGCCATCCAGAAGCTGCGCAGCAAGATCAAGAAGAAGGTGGACACCAAAGCCAGCAAGGGCCGCAAGGTCAGGTTCCACATCCACAGCAAGCTGGTGAACTTCATGGCTCCTGTAGACCACAGCTCCGTGAGCGACGAGGCGCGCAGCGAGCTGTACCGGGGACTGTTTGGGCAGAACTCAGCCGTCAGGGAATAG
- the magoh gene encoding protein mago nashi homolog has product MSTSDFYLRYYVGHKGKFGHEFLEFEFRPDGKLRYANNSNYKNDVMIRKEAYVHKSVMEELKRIIDDSEITKEDDALWPPPDRVGRQELEIVIGDEHISFTTSKIGSLIDVNQSKDPEGLRVFYYLVQDLKCLVFSLIGLHFKIKPI; this is encoded by the exons ATGTCAACAAGTGACTTTTATTTGAGATATTATGTTGGGCACAAGGGAAAGTTTGGACACGAGTTCCTGGAGTTTGAATTCAGACCCGACG gCAAACTGAGGTACGCTAATAACAGCAACTACAAGAATGACGTCATGATCAGAAAAGAG GCATATGTACACAAGAGTGtgatggaggagctgaagaggatcATCGATGACAGTGAGATCACTAAGGAAGATGATGCTCTTTGGCCGCCCCCTGACAGAGTCGGCAgacag GAACTGGAGATTGTCATTGGAGATGAGCACATTTCATTCACAACTTCCAAGATTGGCTCCTTGATTGACGTCAACCAGTCAAA GGACCCCGAAGGCCTCCGTGTGTTCTACTACCTGGTGCAGGATCTGAAATGTCTCGTCTTCAGTCTCATCGGCCTACACTTCAAGATCAAGCCTATCTAA
- the cpt2 gene encoding carnitine O-palmitoyltransferase 2, mitochondrial, whose product MASLLPMKCVASLRKPGSLIHLRSAASLGITQRNYSSKKAASGEYLHQSVVPSMHYQKSLPRLPIPKLEDTVRRYLAAQKPLLDDEDFRTTEKLAQDFQSGVGKQLHEEMIANDKKNKHTSYISGPWFDMYLSARDSVVLNSNPFMSFNPDPKTEYNDQLVRSTNMVCSAVRFMKTLRAGILEPEVFHLNPAKSDTDGFKRFIRWVPSSLSWYGAYMVNAYPLDMSQYFRLFNSTRIPKTGRDELFTDEKARHLLVMRNGNMYVFDVVDKDGNLVEPAEIQSHLKYILSDTTPVAVFPLGVLTSENRDVWAGLRNKLVAAGNAEDLRVVDSALFCLCLDDESMKDHIHISHNMLHGDGCNRWYDKSFSIILTKDGQAAINFEHSWGDGVAVLRFQNEVFKDTTEKPLVHPGSAAASAVDSAAAVRRLQFNLDSEVQHGIQKAKENFDSAVSKLTIDAMEFKKGGKEQLKKSKLSPDAIAQLAFQMGFLRQYGQTVATYESCSTAAFRHGRTETIRPATTHTQRCAHAFVCEPRQHSVEQLQGLLSECSKYHGQLTREAAMGQGFDRHLFAMKYLANSQNQALHSLYTDPAYTAINHNILSTSTLTSPAVNLGGFAPVVPDGFGVGYGVHDDWIGCNVSSYPDRNVHDFLECVHKSLEDIFTVLEGKAL is encoded by the exons ATGGCTAGTCTGCTTCCAATGAAGTGCGTTGCCTCACTGAGAAAACCAGGAAGCCTCATTCATTTAAGAAGTGCTGCTTCTCTGGGAATCACTCAGCGAAACTACAGCAGCAAAAAGGCAGCTTCGGGCGAGTACCTGCACCAAAGTGTTGTCCCATCTATGCACTACCAGAAGAGTTTACCAAG GCTACCCATACCAAAGCTGGAAGACACTGTCAGGAGGTATCTAGCTGCCCAGAAGCCTCTGCTGGATGATGAAGATTTCAG AACAACAGAGAAACTTGCCCAAGATTTCCAGAGCGGTGTTGGGAAACAGCTGCACGAGGAGATGATCGCTAacgacaaaaaaaacaaacacaccagctACATCTCAG GGCCGTGGTTCGACATGTACCTCTCTGCTCGGGACTCCGTGGTGCTCAATTCCAACCCCTTCATGTCCTTCAACCCCGACCCTAAGACGGAGTACAACGATCAGCTGGTGCGTTCCACCAACATGGTGTGTTCGGCGGTGCGCTTCATGAAGACGCTGCGGGCCGGGATCCTGGAGCCAGAGGTTTTCCATCTCAACCCGGCGAAGAGCGACACGGACGGCTTCAAAAGGTTCATCCGCTGGGTCCCGTCCTCACTGTCCTGGTACGGAGCTTACATGGTGAACGCTTACCCTCTGGACATGTCTCAGTACTTCCGCCTCTTCAACTCAACTCGGATCCCCAAGACGGGCAGAGATGAGCTCTTCACGGATGAGAAGGCAAGACATCTGTTGGTCATGAGGAATGGAAACATGTACGTGTTTGACGTTGTGGACAAGGATGGGAATCTGGTGGAGCCTGCAGAGATCCAGTCCCACCTGAAGTACATTCTGTCCGATACAACGCCAGTGGCCGTCTTTCCTCTCGGCGTCCTGACCAGTGAGAACAGGGATGTGTGGGCCGGGCTCAGGAACAAGCTGGTAGCTGCTGGAAACGCGGAGGATTTACGGGTCGTCGACAGCGCCCTTTTCTGTCTCTGCCTGGACGATGAGAGCATGAAGGACCACATTCACATCTCCCACAACATGCTGCACGGAGACGGCTGCAACCGCTGGTACGACAAGTCCTTCAGCATCATCCTGACCAAAGACGGACAGGCTGCTATCAATTTTGAACACTCCTGGGGTGACGGTGTAGCCGTGCTCCGCTTTCAGAATGAGGTCTTCAAAGACACGACAGAGAAGCCGCTGGTCCACCCGGGCTCCGCTGCTGCTTCTGCGGTGGACTCGGCCGCCGCAGTGCGCAGACTGCAGTTCAACCTGGACAGCGAGGTGCAGCATGGCATCCAAAAAGCCAAGGAGAACTTCGACTCCGCCGTATCCAAACTCACCATCGACGCCATGGAATTCAAGAAAGGTGGCAAGGAGCAGCTGAAGAAGAGCAAGCTGAGTCCTGATGCTATAGCTCAGCTGGCTTTCCAGATGGGTTTCCTGAGGCAGTATGGACAGACCGTAGCCACATACGAATCCTGCAGCACCGCCGCTTTCAGGCATGGCCGCACAGAGACCATCCGACCGGCCACCACGCACACGCAGCGATGTGCACACGCCTTCGTCTGCGAGCCAAGGCAACACAGTGTGGAACAGCTGCAGGGCCTGCTCAGTGAATGCTCCAAATATCACGGGCAGCTCACCAGAGAGGCAGCAATGG GCCAAGGCTTTGACCGCCACCTGTTTGCTATGAAGTACTTGGCTAACTCCCAGAATCAGGCTCTGCACAGCCTGTACACTGACCCCGCCTACACCGCCATCAACCACAACATCCTGTCCACCTCCACCCTCACCAGCCCCGCTGTGAACCTGGGCGGCTTCGCTCCGGTGGTGCCCGACGGCTTCGGCGTTGGATACGGTGTCCATGACGACTGGATCGGCTGTAATGTGTCCAGCTACCCGGATCGCAACGTGCACGATTTCCTGGAGTGCGTCCACAAGTCCTTAGAGGACATTTTCACTGTGCTGGAGGGAAAGGCACTCTAA